The Edaphobacter flagellatus sequence AGGGTAGGCCAGTGTCCTCGGTGACGGGGAGCGCATCCATGTCGGCGCGGATGAGGAGCGTGGGGCCGGAGCCGTTTTTGAGGATGCCGACGACTCCGTAGGCCTGCGAGCCGTCTGCGTAATGGCCGACGTGTTCGGTGACGGTGTAGCCGGCTTTGCGAAGCTCGGCGGCGAGGAAGGCAGAGGTCTTCTCTTCGTGATGGGAGAGCTCCGGGGCGGCATGGAGGTCTTTGTACGTTGCGACCAGGCCGGAGAGCTCACGATCGACGAACGACGGGACAGTCTGCGTCATCGCGGTTTGGGGCATCGCGGACACAGAGAGCACACATCCGCCCAGAAGAGCTGCACAACGCTTCATGCGATTCACCTCGTATGCCACATGATGTCACAGGGCGAGCGAGGACTCACCGGCGAGCCGATACAATCAAGGCCATCATGGCTTCTACGTCTCTGTTCTGGTCGGTCGGCATTGGGTTCTTTCTGGGCTTTGCCTTCGGAGTGGGATGCGCGCTGGCGGTGATGTACTCGATCTACATGGGTGGCTATCGCGCGGCGGTGAAGGATGCACAGATGGCGGAGCGTCCGGAACGGTATCGCGAGGCACTGGAGAAGCTGAGCGGGAAGCAGTGAGCTATCCGCGAGCGGCAAGAAGCTGCTTCAGGTCGCGGACCTCCTGGGTGAGCGCATCGATCTGGTTGAGGATTTCGCTGCGCTGGCGGCCTTCGAGCAAGGGGTCGATCTGTTCGACGTAGAAGTTGCCGCTGGGCTCGAGGACACAGCGCTCGACCTGGGAATAATCGCGCAGGCCCTGGCGGTGGAGAACGGTCTTCAACTCAAGTTCGGTCAGTGCTTCGCGCTTGAGCGCTTCCCAATCGACCTTGCCGTGGCGGATGAGGACGGTTTCTTTGCCTTCGAGCGTGCGGTTGAGTTTGGGCATGCGGAAGAGAGCCCGGCTGAGGAGCCAGTTGATGGTGAGCAGCGAGAAGACGCCGACGATGCCTCCGGTGATCGTGTTGTCGTCGCCGATGATGGCGTTCTGCACGGTGTTCGAGAGACAGAGGAGAACGACGAGATCGAAGGGGTTCAGCTGGGCCAGCTCGCGCTTGCCGAAGAGGCGCAGGAAGCCGACCAGGCAGAGGTAGACGAGGATGGGCCGCAGGATCTTTTCCAGCAGCGGAAGGTGAAGGTGAAACATGCTCTCGATCAAGACGGGAGACTCCTTTCCGTGTGTGATGCCTGCGGCCCGCAATTGTGTCAGGCGTAGCGAATCTGGTGCCACTGCCAGGCGCTGGCGATGATGGAGTCCAGCTCTGAGAACTTTGGTTTCCATCCCAGCTCGGACTTGATCTTTTCGGAGCTGGCGACGAGGATCGCGGGATCGCCGGGCCGGGGCTCGTGCTCTTCGACGGCGATGGGTTTGCCGGTGACGCGGCTGACCGAGTCGATAACCTCGCGCACGGTGAATCCCTGTCCATTGCCGATGTTGTAGATCAGGCGGCTTTGCTTCTCGAGGGCGGCGAGAGCGAGGAAATGAGCGTCGGCGAGGTCCTGGACGTGGATGTAATCGCGGACGCAGGTGCCGTCTTTCGTGGGGTAATCCTTGCCGAAGACCTTGATGCTGGCGCGGCGTCCCATGGCGACATCGAGGATGAGCGGGATAAGGTGGGACTCCGGCTCGTGGGCTTCGCCGTAGCCTTCGATGGCCCCGGCGACGTTGAAGTAGCGCAGGCTGGCATAGCGGAAGCCGTGGATGCGGTTACTCCAGGTGAGCATCTGTTCGACCAGCAGCTTGCTTTCTCCATAGGCATTGGTGGGCAGGAGTCGGGCGTCTTCGGTGATAGGGGTCGAGAGGGGTTCGCCATAGCAGGCGGCGGTGGAGCTGAAGACGAGGCGGTTGTGGCCGGTGGCGAGCATGGCCTCGATCAGGGTAAGGGTCGCCATGGCGTTGTTGCGGAAGTAGAGCTCGGGGACCTTCATACTCTCCCCTGCCTCGATGAGGGCGGCGAAGTGCATGACGCCATCAAAACGACCCTCGCGGAGGGTGGCCTCGATGAGGCTGCGGTCGGACAGATCGCCCTCGACCAGCCGGGCTCCCGGGGCGACGGCCTCGGGGCGGCTGTGGCAAAAATTATCGAATACTGTGACTTTATGGCCCGAGGCCAGAAGAAGGCGGGAAACGGTACCCCCGATATAACCTGCTCCGCCAGTCACTAAGATGTTCATTTCATGCTCCTTTCACCTACCTATGGATACCACGAAAGTACCAGTGTCAACGGAATGCAATTACGGCACTATACTTGCAGTAGTGGATTGGCAGAGGCTCGGCGTTGGACCGGGATTGGTCTCCCAATTGCACGGCCCTGCTGCAACCTTTGGCGCAACACCTTTCGTCTGTCTTGGATGATGCCTCACGCGATGGTCGAAGCAACCTTCGTGGATCGAAGTAACAAAATTCGAGTGGGGCCAGGCCCCTCACTGAAAAACGCTCTGGTTAGTTTTAAACGCAGTAAGCCGGTCGGGAGAAATTCTGAGACTGGCCAAAACTCCCCGCCTCTCACGAGAAGAGGCAGCGACTAAGGATTTTTATGGCTAAGCCGCTACGCTCCGATGATTTGAATCCACAGAACATGCAGTTTGCCCACTTTGGCGTTCTCAACGATGGGAACCAGAGCAAGGGATCGCTTGTCACCTCGGTTACGGTGAACATCATCATCGCAATTGTGGTTTGCATTCTGGGCGCAGCAGCGAAGAAGACCATGGACAACCGTCACAAGTTGACGGAGATCAGCATTGCTCCTCTTCCCAAAGAGATTGAGCCGATCAAGCCGAAGATTATTCCCAAGCCGCTGCCGCCTGTTCCGCAGGTCAAGGTGGAGCCGCCGAAGATCAAGATGCCGGACGTCAAGGTTCCGGAGCCGCCGAAGCTGCCTGAGGTGAAGATGACCCAGCCAGCCCCGGTAATTCTGCCTGCTCCTCCGAAGCAGGTGATTGCGCCCGCCGCTCCCAAGGTGGTATCGCTGGCGCACCCCATGGCGGCCTCCGTACCCAATAACTCGCCTCATCCGTCAGCCGTTGCCCTTGGACAGGCGAATAACCCGATTGCTCCATCGAATCGCCCGGCGACTTCGGCTGTGAACCTGGGTCAGCGTGGTCTGGCTGGGATGCCCGCTTCGAATACCGGTGGGGGACCGCAGGCTACGGCAGTCAACCTGGGATCCGGTTCAGCAGGCAGCCAGAGCATGACTGGCAATGGAGCCCGTGCGGTACAGGGAGTGAAGCTTGGCGTTACTGGCGGAACGGGGCCGATGAATGCTCCCGGGCGCATTGCCGGACCTGTGAACCTGGGTCAGGCGGTTCAACCAACGATGCCGAAGCCGGTTGCTCCGGTTGCGACGGCATCGAAGCCACCGAAGGTGCTGTTCAAGCCTCGCCCGGAGTACACGGCTGAAGCGATCAAGATGCACATCGAGGGCACCGTCTCGGTCAGGCTGAAGGTTTCTGCGACCGGAGCCGTGCATGTACTTGGCGTGACAAGTGATCTGGGCCATGGCCTAGGCGAATCAGCCATTCGCGCGGTGCAGGCGACGCGTTTCTCTCCTGCGACCGATGCTCAGGGCAATCCCGTTGACTGGGAAGGTGTTGTGAATGTTGCCTTCCAACTTGCCGGGTAAGGTTACCGGAGGAGTTTTTCGCGTTGTAACTCAATTTGTTGAACAATAGGATTGTGACCAACCTCAAAGGGTGACCCTAAAACGTCATCGCAGGAGCATTAAACAAAATGAATTTCCGGAACCTCCCCGCCGCCGGTCTCACACTGGCATTCCTCGCAACCAGCTTTTCGGCGCCTGCTGCGCACGGCCTTCCGTTGCTGGGGAAGAAAAAGACGGATAAGGATGTACTCCCCTCCAGAAAGCTGACAGCAGGCCAGAATCAGTTGATCGACAAGGCCATTGTCCGCGAAAAAGAGGTTATTAAGGTCGTCAAGGAACGTGCTCCCCTGGTTGAGACCTACATCCAAAACATGCGTCCGGATGACAAGCTGGGCCAGGTTCCAGAGTCGGACCAGCACTTTCTGAGCCGCGTCGAGTTCAGCAAGATTATCGGCAGCGAAAACTATCAGGTCAACAAAGCGACCTCGCAGGGAACGGCCAACAACGGCAAGCTGGGATTTTTCAAGAATTCACTGTCTGCGATTACCGGCATCGGCTCGAGCCTGCACCTGAACTTCAATGAAGCCGGCTTTGTACAGATGATCCTGATGGATTCGAATGACTTCGACCGTCAGCACTATGCGTTCGGCTACGTCCGAAATGAGTTTCTGGGAACGACACAGACGGCCGTCTTTGATGTGACGCCGAGCAACGGCAAGCGCGCTACCGGCCGCTTCTTTGGCCGTATCTGGGTGGAGACGCGCAATGGCAACGTGGTCCGCTTCAACGGCAACTTTGCCGGAACCGAGCGCGATTCGCGTGAGTACTACCACTTCGACAGCTGGCGTACGAATGTTCAGCCCGACCTATGGCTGCCGACCTCCTTCTACGTGGAAGAGAGCGACCCGAAGAGCGTAACCCGTACGCTGAAGTTCAAGGCGATCAACCACATCTGGGGCTATGTGCTGAAGGTTCCGCAGCAGCAGGCGGAGAACACGTCGCTGGACGTTGTTGGCGCAACAGACGTCAGCAGCGAAGCGCAGGACGTCAGCCCGCTGGGAGCGCAGCGCGCATGGGTACAGCAGGCTGAAGATAACGTCGTCGAGCGCCTGTTCCAGGCAGGACTGCTGGATGCTCCGAGCGAATTCGACAAGACGCTGGAGGCGCTGGCTGGAAACATCCTCGCCTACAACAACATCACCCTCTCACGGCCGATCCGCTGCCGTACGCTGCTGACGGAGCCGCTGGAGTCGCTGGCGGTCGGTAACACGATCATCATCTCGAAGAGCCTGATCGACACCACCGGCATCATCAGCCAGGACGGCGCCCAGCAGATGGGTAACCTGAATGCGATTCTTGCCTTCCAGATCGCGCACATCATTCTTGGCCATCGTCTGGATACGAAGTACGCCTTCAACGACCGGCTTCTCTTCCCCACAACTTCGGTCTTCAACCGTATCCCGATGCATCACACGGATGCAGACAATACCGCGGCGGCTAAGAAAGCAGTCGAACTGCTGAGCGCCAAGGAGCTCGAGGGCGGACAGCAGTACTTCGGACTCTACCTGCAGCAGTTGCAGCAGCGTGTGAAGTCGCTGAAGTCGCTGAACGAGCCGATGATCGGCGATGCGCTGGTGAAGAGCGATCAGGACCAGACGTTCTGGCTTGCAGCCCTGATGGGCAAAGCTCCGAAGCTGGATATGGCCGACCTGAAGCAGCAGGCAGCTATGCCGCTGGCAAGCTTCCTGCGCCGCGATCCGTGGACCGATCAGGTCATCACGCTGCACAGCGCTTATGAGCCTCTGCTGTCGCCTGCCGACAAGATGCCGTTTGAGGTCGAGCCGATCTACATCAAGCTGGGCTACTACAAGCCACCGGTCGATGCAGCTCCGGCAGCAGCAGCTCCTGCGGCAACGGACGCTGCTCCAGCAGCAGCGGCAGCTCCGGCAACAGCTCAGCCGGCTGACAATACAGCGGCTCCGGCCCCGGCGGCACCTGGTGCAGCACCTGCCAACCCGCCGCAGAACTAGCAGCACTGGCATCCTGTGGGACTGGTCTAAAACGGCTAGTCCCACAAGACTATTTTGTGGAGGCTGACCTGAAATTTTCCTACGTACGTAGGATCGGCTTTCGAATTTTCTGGTAGTTGTTGTACGAATTTCAAGATTTGCGGCTGCTGAGATTTGAGGCCGTTTTGAGGTGGATGCAGTGCTTAAGAAAGTCGTGATCGCAATCAGTCTGCTGGGAGCACCAGCTATCACGTTCGCCCAGGCCGTTCCGACGGCCTCCCGTGCTGGCGACCTGCAGATTGGCGGCGGAATCTCAAATGCCAATACCGATTATGTGCCGAACCGCGTGAACGGCGGAACGGTTTATGTGGACTTCGATTTCTATCGCCATTTTGGCGTCGAGGGTGAGTTCCGCTTCCTCAAGGACGGCAAAACAAATATCTACG is a genomic window containing:
- a CDS encoding DUF421 domain-containing protein, producing MIESMFHLHLPLLEKILRPILVYLCLVGFLRLFGKRELAQLNPFDLVVLLCLSNTVQNAIIGDDNTITGGIVGVFSLLTINWLLSRALFRMPKLNRTLEGKETVLIRHGKVDWEALKREALTELELKTVLHRQGLRDYSQVERCVLEPSGNFYVEQIDPLLEGRQRSEILNQIDALTQEVRDLKQLLAARG
- the galE gene encoding UDP-glucose 4-epimerase GalE; the encoded protein is MNILVTGGAGYIGGTVSRLLLASGHKVTVFDNFCHSRPEAVAPGARLVEGDLSDRSLIEATLREGRFDGVMHFAALIEAGESMKVPELYFRNNAMATLTLIEAMLATGHNRLVFSSTAACYGEPLSTPITEDARLLPTNAYGESKLLVEQMLTWSNRIHGFRYASLRYFNVAGAIEGYGEAHEPESHLIPLILDVAMGRRASIKVFGKDYPTKDGTCVRDYIHVQDLADAHFLALAALEKQSRLIYNIGNGQGFTVREVIDSVSRVTGKPIAVEEHEPRPGDPAILVASSEKIKSELGWKPKFSELDSIIASAWQWHQIRYA
- a CDS encoding energy transducer TonB codes for the protein MAKPLRSDDLNPQNMQFAHFGVLNDGNQSKGSLVTSVTVNIIIAIVVCILGAAAKKTMDNRHKLTEISIAPLPKEIEPIKPKIIPKPLPPVPQVKVEPPKIKMPDVKVPEPPKLPEVKMTQPAPVILPAPPKQVIAPAAPKVVSLAHPMAASVPNNSPHPSAVALGQANNPIAPSNRPATSAVNLGQRGLAGMPASNTGGGPQATAVNLGSGSAGSQSMTGNGARAVQGVKLGVTGGTGPMNAPGRIAGPVNLGQAVQPTMPKPVAPVATASKPPKVLFKPRPEYTAEAIKMHIEGTVSVRLKVSATGAVHVLGVTSDLGHGLGESAIRAVQATRFSPATDAQGNPVDWEGVVNVAFQLAG